A genome region from Bacillaceae bacterium IKA-2 includes the following:
- a CDS encoding AAA family ATPase: MIFSVINYKGGVGKTTVTANLAAELAYQGMKVLVIDLDPQTNLTFSFIKVDEWKRDFQERTIKKWYDAFIDSDLELNLNDLIIRPHRVNERLRDLNSLGSIDLISSHLGLINVDLELSAKLWGGSERANRRNFLFVYSRLKAGINQLAHQNYDHIFIDCPPNFNIVTKTAIVSSDRLVVPARPDFLSTIGIEQLQNHVKELVSDYNNKSEYDDLINEFGRIDPLLEGIIFTMVELRNNEPISALKQYIQQVNDFNIPTFETIIRENKTLYADAPEAGIPVVLQRVSGETYRRIQKELKELTKELQKRISGGRR; encoded by the coding sequence ATGATTTTTTCAGTGATTAATTATAAAGGTGGGGTAGGGAAAACAACGGTAACAGCCAATCTTGCAGCAGAGTTGGCTTATCAAGGGATGAAGGTACTAGTAATTGATCTGGATCCGCAAACGAATCTAACTTTTTCTTTTATAAAAGTCGATGAATGGAAGCGGGACTTTCAAGAACGAACAATTAAAAAGTGGTACGATGCCTTCATTGATAGTGATCTAGAGTTAAATTTAAATGACCTTATTATCCGGCCACATCGTGTTAACGAACGTTTAAGAGACTTGAATAGTTTAGGCAGCATTGATTTAATTTCTTCGCACTTAGGACTTATTAATGTTGATTTGGAACTTAGTGCAAAGCTTTGGGGTGGAAGTGAGCGAGCGAATCGCAGGAATTTCTTATTTGTTTACTCTCGGTTAAAAGCTGGGATAAATCAGCTGGCGCATCAAAACTATGATCATATTTTCATCGATTGCCCACCTAATTTCAATATTGTCACGAAAACGGCGATTGTTTCAAGTGATAGATTAGTAGTCCCAGCAAGGCCTGATTTTCTCTCTACCATAGGTATTGAACAGCTTCAAAATCATGTAAAAGAGCTAGTTTCTGATTACAACAATAAATCAGAGTATGATGATTTAATTAATGAATTTGGTCGGATTGATCCCTTATTAGAAGGCATCATCTTTACAATGGTTGAATTGCGCAATAATGAACCAATCTCGGCGTTGAAACAATATATTCAACAAGTGAATGATTTCAACATTCCAACATTTGAGACGATTATTAGAGAAAATAAAACACTTTATGCAGATGCTCCTGAAGCAGGAATTCCAGTTGTACTCCAACGCGTAAGTGGAGAAACTTATCGAAGAATTCAAAAAGAGCTTAAAGAGTTAACGAAAGAACTACAAAAGCGAATTAGTGGAGGAAGACGATGA
- a CDS encoding isochorismatase family cysteine hydrolase gives MKNEALLIVDMSNDFVADNGTLTVGKPAQKLVPYIKELATRFLAEGNVVVVAMDAHQPNDPHFKLWAPHNIVETEGQQLYGDLYDWFQNNKDNESLIYTPKTNYNAFFKTDLADTLRNLGVEKVHTVGVTTDICDFLTVAGADAEGFKTAIHIRGVATFTDLGEKMVNHMKRCFHTDIIE, from the coding sequence ATGAAAAATGAAGCTTTATTAATTGTTGATATGAGTAATGATTTTGTAGCTGATAATGGAACATTAACTGTTGGTAAGCCAGCACAAAAACTAGTACCTTATATTAAAGAACTGGCGACAAGATTTTTAGCAGAGGGAAATGTAGTTGTCGTAGCAATGGATGCACATCAACCTAATGACCCACACTTTAAGTTATGGGCACCCCACAATATTGTAGAGACAGAAGGGCAACAATTGTACGGAGATTTATATGATTGGTTTCAAAACAATAAAGATAATGAAAGTTTAATTTATACGCCTAAAACGAACTATAATGCATTCTTTAAAACAGATTTGGCAGATACATTAAGAAATTTAGGAGTAGAAAAGGTTCATACTGTTGGGGTAACTACGGATATTTGTGACTTTTTAACAGTTGCTGGAGCAGACGCTGAAGGATTCAAAACAGCAATTCATATACGCGGTGTAGCTACATTTACTGACCTTGGAGAAAAAATGGTAAATCATATGAAACGTTGCTTTCATACTGACATTATTGAATAA
- a CDS encoding YisL family protein, with protein MPYEAFYHPHAYSWVLLVILFVVSFMLYRKQAAKPAKITHMILRLFYVIMLSTGIALLILNEFPIITFVKAIFAIFLIYLMEQILARTKKHGNDYDENTSRQWFFLGTTLIVIVLIGYEVISF; from the coding sequence ATGCCTTATGAAGCTTTTTACCATCCACATGCCTACTCTTGGGTACTTCTAGTAATTCTTTTTGTCGTTAGTTTTATGCTGTATCGCAAACAAGCAGCAAAACCAGCAAAAATAACTCATATGATCTTAAGGCTATTTTATGTGATCATGCTGTCTACTGGTATTGCCCTGCTCATCTTAAATGAGTTTCCAATCATTACTTTTGTCAAAGCAATTTTTGCGATTTTTTTAATTTATTTAATGGAGCAAATTTTAGCTAGGACGAAAAAGCATGGTAACGATTACGATGAAAATACATCAAGACAATGGTTCTTCCTAGGCACAACATTAATTGTCATAGTATTAATTGGTTATGAAGTTATCTCTTTTTAG
- a CDS encoding aldo/keto reductase has product MKQRPFGSTGHFVSEIGLGTWQLGNEKDWGAMTEIEAIKIVDKALDLGCNFFDTAPNYGLGKSEEIIGKALRGKRDKVIISSKFGHHDNGVINFDPNEIEKSIDKSLKRLQTDYLDSVLLHNPPFEILNGDSPHFEVLEKLKCEGKIGAYGASVDSSKEMCELIETTNSQVIEVMFNIFHQETACDRQVEMNTFRQLTLNTFSTKNGRSVLHSITVII; this is encoded by the coding sequence ATGAAACAGCGTCCATTTGGAAGTACTGGTCATTTCGTATCTGAAATTGGATTAGGTACGTGGCAACTTGGCAATGAAAAAGATTGGGGTGCAATGACTGAAATTGAAGCGATAAAGATTGTTGATAAAGCTTTGGATTTAGGATGTAATTTCTTCGATACAGCTCCAAATTATGGATTAGGAAAAAGTGAGGAAATCATCGGTAAGGCATTAAGAGGGAAGAGAGATAAGGTGATTATAAGTAGTAAATTTGGTCATCACGATAATGGCGTGATTAACTTTGATCCAAATGAGATAGAAAAATCAATTGATAAAAGTTTAAAACGACTTCAAACTGACTATCTTGATTCCGTTCTTTTGCATAATCCACCATTTGAAATCTTGAATGGCGATAGCCCTCATTTTGAGGTGCTTGAGAAACTGAAATGTGAAGGTAAAATCGGAGCTTATGGCGCCTCTGTTGATTCAAGTAAAGAGATGTGTGAGTTAATCGAGACAACAAACAGTCAAGTAATTGAAGTCATGTTTAATATTTTTCATCAAGAGACAGCTTGTGACCGTCAAGTAGAAATGAACACTTTTCGCCAATTAACTTTGAACACTTTCTCCACCAAAAATGGAAGATCGGTGCTTCATTCGATAACTGTCATTATCTAA
- the istB gene encoding IS21-like element helper ATPase IstB has product MSQFAQVQELLKTLRLSETSTSITRLIKEAESNEVSYTSFLLTILTFEQKRREEKQTEKRLKWATFPYHKTMIDFNLDEQRSLSKKQFNQLKELTWVEQLYNIILLGPPGAGKTLLAIGLGIEAINRGYKVSFISMGDLIHTLKTEEITRKSQTRMSRIRNSNLVIIDDLMFMAMDQREANLFFHLINYLYNNASIILTSNKAPSDWGELMGDSSITAAILDRIIHRAEVIHLDNDSYRMKHRSSIFGGESVQS; this is encoded by the coding sequence ATGAGTCAGTTTGCACAAGTGCAGGAGTTATTAAAGACACTCCGATTATCGGAAACATCTACTAGTATAACAAGACTAATTAAAGAAGCAGAATCAAACGAAGTTTCCTATACATCATTTCTACTAACGATATTAACATTTGAACAAAAGCGCCGGGAAGAAAAACAAACAGAAAAACGCTTAAAATGGGCTACATTTCCGTATCATAAAACGATGATCGACTTTAATCTTGATGAACAGAGATCATTAAGTAAAAAACAGTTTAATCAATTAAAAGAGCTAACATGGGTAGAGCAGCTGTACAACATTATTTTATTGGGACCGCCAGGTGCAGGGAAAACTTTATTAGCAATAGGATTAGGGATTGAGGCAATCAACCGCGGATATAAAGTTTCGTTTATTTCTATGGGTGATTTAATCCATACGTTAAAAACAGAAGAAATCACTCGAAAGTCACAGACTAGAATGAGCAGAATTAGAAATTCAAATTTAGTGATTATTGATGATCTTATGTTTATGGCAATGGATCAACGTGAAGCCAACCTATTTTTCCATTTAATAAACTATTTATATAATAATGCTTCTATTATACTCACATCAAATAAGGCCCCAAGTGATTGGGGCGAGTTGATGGGCGATTCAAGTATTACAGCAGCCATTTTAGATAGGATCATTCACCGAGCTGAAGTTATTCACTTAGATAATGACAGTTATCGAATGAAGCACCGATCTTCCATTTTTGGTGGAGAAAGTGTTCAAAGTTAA
- the istA gene encoding IS21 family transposase: protein MDKWQMYMEIQQLLKQGFSKSKVAGKLGVSRTTVYRYLKSTPSDMSEWVVQLESRRKKLDPFKELILSWLYSHPDMTAAQVYDWLQEKKQVKDVSESTVRAYVRELRLSYDISKETTMRDYEAVAELPMGEQIQVDFGQTVQKTIVGKTVRLYFIAFVLSHSRYKYKEWVDRPFTTKDVIRTHENAFQYFAGIPRELVYDQDALLVVSENGGDLILTKEFQAYKEDRKLTIWVCRKADPETKGKIENMVGFVKVNFSKHRIFQNIDKWNEDGLAWLKRTGNYKIHNTTKKRPCEVFLLEKQHLRPVSTATGSLPAGSQTKLQSIITRTVRKDNTIWYKSNRYSVPLGTFEKYPEVAISEVDDAYLMIVEVDTGEIFAKHKLSVAKGELIQDRQHTRDRTKGVTAYIQSVAEKFENTDMALSFLETIKSAFPRYIRDQLQLISKEIKCHEQSIINEALKECVNRKLFCATDFIDMVQYLDRQRQMIVTPPTDNDETTKILHENNQSLVNTKPATRDINDYLSVLAGDV from the coding sequence GTGGATAAGTGGCAAATGTATATGGAAATTCAGCAATTACTAAAGCAAGGATTCAGTAAATCGAAAGTAGCTGGAAAGTTAGGGGTTTCAAGAACAACGGTTTATCGCTATTTAAAAAGTACGCCAAGTGACATGAGTGAATGGGTGGTTCAACTTGAAAGTAGAAGAAAAAAGCTAGACCCATTCAAAGAATTGATCCTTTCGTGGTTGTATTCACATCCTGATATGACAGCTGCCCAGGTTTATGATTGGCTACAAGAAAAGAAACAGGTAAAAGATGTTTCTGAAAGTACAGTAAGAGCCTATGTAAGAGAGTTACGACTATCATATGATATTTCTAAAGAAACAACTATGCGTGATTATGAAGCCGTGGCAGAGTTACCGATGGGCGAACAAATTCAAGTAGATTTTGGACAAACAGTTCAAAAGACAATCGTGGGAAAAACGGTCAGACTTTATTTCATAGCTTTTGTTCTATCCCACTCTAGATACAAATACAAAGAATGGGTGGATCGGCCTTTCACCACCAAAGATGTTATACGTACCCATGAAAATGCCTTTCAATATTTTGCTGGAATTCCTAGGGAACTCGTTTATGATCAAGATGCGCTTCTTGTCGTTAGCGAAAATGGAGGTGATTTAATTCTAACAAAAGAGTTTCAAGCGTACAAAGAAGATCGGAAGTTAACGATTTGGGTTTGTCGTAAAGCAGATCCAGAGACAAAGGGAAAAATTGAAAATATGGTAGGTTTTGTGAAAGTGAACTTTTCCAAACATCGGATATTTCAAAATATTGATAAATGGAATGAAGATGGGTTAGCGTGGCTGAAGCGTACGGGTAATTATAAGATTCATAACACAACAAAAAAAAGACCGTGCGAAGTGTTTCTCCTTGAAAAGCAACACTTACGACCAGTCTCAACGGCTACTGGCAGTTTACCTGCAGGTAGTCAAACTAAACTCCAATCTATTATAACAAGGACGGTTCGAAAGGACAATACGATTTGGTATAAATCTAATCGCTACTCAGTTCCTCTCGGAACATTTGAAAAGTATCCAGAAGTAGCAATATCTGAAGTCGACGATGCCTATTTAATGATCGTTGAAGTTGACACAGGGGAAATATTTGCGAAACATAAACTGTCTGTTGCAAAAGGAGAATTAATTCAAGATCGACAACATACGCGTGATCGAACAAAAGGGGTTACAGCTTATATACAGTCAGTAGCAGAAAAATTCGAAAATACAGATATGGCACTCTCTTTTCTAGAAACGATTAAATCAGCGTTTCCGCGATACATTAGGGATCAACTCCAGCTGATATCAAAAGAAATAAAATGTCATGAGCAGTCAATTATTAATGAAGCTTTAAAAGAATGTGTTAACCGGAAACTATTTTGTGCAACAGATTTTATCGATATGGTTCAGTACCTTGACCGACAACGACAAATGATTGTTACACCTCCAACTGATAACGATGAAACAACTAAAATACTTCATGAAAACAACCAATCGTTAGTGAATACGAAACCAGCAACCAGAGATATAAATGATTATTTGTCAGTATTGGCAGGTGATGTTTGA
- a CDS encoding aldo/keto reductase, whose translation MAFQAAHEKNVAIIIKVPLDSGWLSGKYNAESTFTDIRRRWGADIINRRTMMLEKIKSIVDPNQSLAISALQFILAHPQVSTIIPGAKNIRQLEKNVSASQGTMDEKTVEDLQLIWQKHLKDNNLPW comes from the coding sequence ATTGCTTTCCAAGCTGCTCATGAAAAAAATGTAGCAATTATTATCAAAGTTCCATTAGATTCTGGCTGGTTATCAGGTAAATATAATGCAGAGAGTACCTTTACAGATATTAGGAGACGATGGGGTGCGGACATCATTAATAGAAGAACAATGATGTTAGAAAAAATCAAGAGCATAGTAGACCCAAATCAAAGTCTTGCAATAAGTGCCTTACAATTTATCTTAGCCCATCCACAAGTATCAACGATCATTCCTGGTGCTAAAAATATTCGACAACTAGAAAAAAATGTATCAGCAAGTCAGGGCACCATGGATGAAAAGACAGTAGAGGACCTACAATTAATTTGGCAAAAACATCTCAAAGATAACAACCTTCCATGGTGA
- a CDS encoding type II toxin-antitoxin system Phd/YefM family antitoxin has product MPSIRPSSDLRNKYSEISEFCHKYSEPVYITKNGQGDLAVMSIETYEKLVGKFELYKLIDEGVDAMKVNKVRPFKEALADIQKDL; this is encoded by the coding sequence ATGCCATCAATTCGTCCGAGTTCAGATCTTAGAAACAAATACAGTGAAATATCAGAGTTTTGCCATAAATATAGTGAGCCTGTGTACATTACGAAAAATGGTCAAGGTGACTTAGCTGTAATGAGTATTGAAACGTATGAAAAGCTTGTAGGAAAATTTGAGCTGTATAAGTTGATTGATGAAGGCGTGGATGCCATGAAAGTGAATAAGGTGCGTCCATTTAAAGAAGCCTTGGCAGACATTCAAAAGGATTTGTAA
- a CDS encoding type II toxin-antitoxin system RelE/ParE family toxin — MDTYDIVITKPAEHDLFEIGRYIFTELLEPETAKRVISRIAAEINTLENMPLRNTLVNDLRLAHMGIRYLLVDNYIVFYNVSKTRKTVTIIRMLYSRRNWQNLL, encoded by the coding sequence ATGGATACCTATGACATTGTCATAACAAAGCCTGCTGAACATGATTTATTTGAAATTGGCCGGTATATTTTCACAGAGTTGCTAGAACCTGAAACAGCCAAAAGGGTTATTTCTAGAATTGCAGCTGAAATTAACACGCTAGAAAACATGCCGCTTAGAAATACACTAGTTAATGATCTTCGGCTAGCTCATATGGGAATTAGATATTTGTTAGTCGATAATTATATTGTGTTTTATAATGTATCTAAGACAAGGAAAACAGTTACAATAATCAGAATGCTTTATAGCAGAAGAAATTGGCAGAATTTATTATAA
- a CDS encoding fasciclin domain-containing protein, which yields MSKTKLFIVSLVMLVLMPMSGVLADNHEGVDIVDTAIAADDFETLVAAVKAADLVDALKGDGPFTVFAPTDEAFADLLSELGVTAEELLQNDDLADILLYHVVEGKVMSTDLEDGMEATTLNGQKVTISLDPVQVNNANVVTADIEASNGVIHIIDAVLLPTGEEAPAIPQTGDSSILMYVLLAVTAGSALVFFVRKQKVSNI from the coding sequence ATGAGTAAAACAAAATTATTTATTGTATCGTTAGTTATGTTGGTGTTAATGCCTATGAGTGGGGTATTAGCGGATAACCATGAAGGAGTCGACATCGTTGATACAGCAATTGCTGCTGATGATTTCGAAACTTTAGTGGCTGCAGTTAAAGCTGCTGATTTAGTAGACGCACTAAAAGGTGACGGTCCGTTTACAGTATTTGCACCTACCGATGAGGCATTTGCTGACTTGTTAAGTGAGTTAGGAGTTACTGCTGAAGAGTTACTACAAAATGATGATTTAGCTGACATTCTTTTATATCATGTTGTTGAAGGAAAAGTAATGTCTACGGATCTAGAAGATGGAATGGAAGCTACTACACTAAATGGACAAAAAGTAACAATCTCATTAGACCCAGTGCAAGTGAATAATGCTAATGTAGTTACTGCAGATATCGAGGCTTCTAATGGAGTCATTCACATAATAGATGCAGTATTGCTGCCTACAGGAGAAGAAGCACCAGCAATTCCACAAACTGGTGATAGCTCAATACTTATGTATGTTCTTTTAGCTGTAACCGCTGGTTCGGCCTTAGTTTTCTTTGTAAGAAAGCAAAAAGTATCTAACATATAA
- the srtB gene encoding class B sortase, protein MMRNRLLILIFSIVILFSFLKIGESIYESYQNKQMYTSLQNTFIMAPTPEIIKETTDSNDRDVKRIGEKFLPLVEINDETVGWVTLSNSSIDYPIVQTSDNEFYLDYSFERNKSKSGSIFMDYRNNQDLFNRHTILYGHHMRNQSMFSDLLKYQDENHFIENRYITLQTLYEDTKWEIFSAYVTGTDFYYIITDFGTDDEYVKFLQKIQSKSTYESEMTITEEDRILTLSTCAYDFDDARFVVHARRIQ, encoded by the coding sequence ATGATGCGTAACCGCCTGTTAATATTGATTTTCTCAATTGTGATACTCTTCTCTTTTCTAAAAATTGGTGAATCCATTTATGAGAGTTACCAAAACAAACAGATGTATACTTCGCTTCAAAATACTTTTATAATGGCTCCTACACCTGAAATAATAAAGGAAACGACAGATTCAAATGATCGTGATGTAAAGCGTATTGGAGAAAAATTTCTACCATTAGTAGAAATCAACGATGAGACGGTAGGATGGGTTACACTTTCTAACTCCTCCATTGATTATCCAATCGTGCAAACAAGTGATAACGAGTTTTATTTGGACTATAGTTTTGAACGAAATAAATCTAAATCAGGATCGATATTCATGGATTATCGAAATAATCAGGACTTGTTCAACCGTCATACGATACTATATGGACATCATATGAGGAATCAGTCTATGTTTAGTGATTTATTAAAATATCAAGATGAAAATCACTTTATAGAAAATCGGTATATTACGCTTCAGACTTTATATGAAGACACAAAATGGGAAATCTTCTCTGCCTATGTAACGGGTACAGACTTTTATTATATTATTACTGATTTTGGGACAGATGATGAGTATGTTAAATTTCTTCAGAAGATCCAATCTAAATCTACTTATGAAAGTGAAATGACAATAACGGAGGAAGATCGTATCTTAACTCTATCAACATGTGCTTATGATTTTGATGACGCACGATTTGTTGTTCATGCGCGAAGAATTCAATAA
- a CDS encoding phosphatase PAP2 family protein, with the protein MTVLDHKLINFLSDGSSPFIVTAMESITKFGSGEMIILSSIVVAIFLSFRKMWSSIIFLLTLTFGGIALNFLLKILFQRQRPGEMSLIEVFGYSLEISSYSFPSGHTMRSVIFFSFLIYLTYYFAKNRVTKFSLTTVFSLMILMVSFSRIIVGAHFPSDIIAAVTISISWFYFCIIALRFILKTTPYKTPCSRQPL; encoded by the coding sequence TTGACAGTATTAGACCATAAACTTATTAATTTTTTGAGCGATGGCTCCTCTCCTTTTATTGTTACAGCAATGGAGAGTATCACCAAATTCGGTTCTGGAGAAATGATTATTTTATCTTCAATTGTCGTTGCTATATTTCTTTCATTTAGGAAAATGTGGTCTTCTATTATTTTTTTACTTACGCTGACATTCGGGGGAATTGCTTTAAATTTCTTACTCAAAATATTATTTCAAAGACAAAGACCTGGAGAAATGAGCTTGATTGAAGTGTTTGGATATTCTCTTGAGATATCTTCTTATAGTTTTCCAAGTGGGCATACTATGAGAAGCGTAATTTTCTTTTCTTTTCTAATCTATTTAACATATTATTTCGCCAAAAATAGAGTAACAAAATTCAGTTTGACTACGGTTTTTTCTTTGATGATACTCATGGTTTCTTTTAGTCGGATCATTGTTGGAGCTCATTTCCCATCTGATATTATAGCAGCAGTAACGATATCAATCTCATGGTTTTACTTTTGCATAATAGCCTTAAGATTTATTTTAAAAACAACACCATACAAAACTCCATGTAGCAGGCAACCTTTATAG
- the mgtE gene encoding magnesium transporter gives MVKLDKQNRETYKNQIIQTLIDQNIVDFKELFVELHPTDQIDILNAVTKKQRAIIYKNVNPEAFAEIFQDLEINKQKLYISELQQNYAIEVINNMPYDDIADFFAELPVTTKDLYLSLMEKEEAEEVIHLLKYDDQTAGAIMTTEYISVSSSDTVGNVMDRLRIEAPEAETIYYLYVIDEQLKLAGVVSLRDLIISSLDQKIEEMMLSRVKSVETHTDQEDVAKIMRKYDFLAIPVTSQGKLVGIITVDDIMDVVEEETEEDFGEISAVKGSLDANISSFSAAKKRSPWIIMLMFLGLVTAGVIGEFEETLEQVIILAVFIPLIMDSAGNTGTQALAVVVRALALGKLKDSSIKKMIKREFGTGIMLGLICAITLLIIVPIIYPEGGIVLAGIVGVSLFFTLSLSTMVGAIVPLIINKLKIDPAVASGPFITTINDIMGLIIFFSIATALLDYLPQ, from the coding sequence ATGGTGAAATTAGACAAACAAAATCGTGAAACATATAAAAATCAAATCATCCAAACATTGATTGATCAAAACATCGTTGATTTCAAAGAATTATTTGTTGAATTACATCCAACAGATCAAATTGATATTTTAAATGCAGTAACAAAAAAGCAACGGGCTATTATTTATAAAAATGTAAATCCAGAAGCATTTGCGGAAATATTTCAGGATCTAGAAATTAATAAACAAAAATTATATATCTCAGAGCTTCAACAAAACTACGCCATCGAAGTTATTAATAATATGCCATACGATGACATTGCTGATTTTTTTGCGGAATTACCAGTAACAACGAAAGACTTATATTTAAGCTTAATGGAAAAGGAAGAAGCAGAGGAAGTTATTCACTTATTAAAGTATGACGATCAAACAGCTGGGGCAATTATGACAACGGAATATATTTCGGTGTCATCGTCAGACACCGTTGGTAACGTCATGGATCGTCTTCGTATAGAAGCGCCTGAAGCTGAAACCATTTATTATCTCTACGTTATTGATGAACAGTTGAAATTAGCAGGAGTTGTTTCGTTAAGAGATTTAATTATTTCGTCACTTGATCAAAAAATTGAAGAAATGATGCTATCAAGAGTAAAATCAGTGGAAACACATACAGATCAAGAAGACGTGGCAAAGATTATGAGAAAATACGATTTTTTAGCGATCCCAGTGACATCTCAAGGAAAACTTGTCGGAATTATCACTGTTGATGATATTATGGACGTTGTCGAAGAAGAAACTGAAGAAGATTTTGGTGAAATTTCTGCAGTTAAAGGCTCCCTAGATGCGAACATCTCTAGTTTTTCAGCAGCAAAAAAACGCTCTCCATGGATTATTATGTTAATGTTTTTAGGTCTAGTTACAGCTGGAGTTATCGGGGAGTTTGAAGAAACCCTTGAACAAGTCATTATCCTTGCGGTGTTTATCCCGTTAATTATGGATTCAGCAGGAAACACTGGTACTCAAGCGTTAGCGGTTGTTGTCCGTGCTCTAGCTTTAGGGAAACTTAAAGATTCTTCTATTAAAAAGATGATAAAACGTGAATTTGGAACTGGTATTATGCTTGGACTAATTTGTGCGATCACACTATTAATCATTGTTCCTATCATATATCCTGAAGGCGGTATCGTCCTAGCTGGAATTGTGGGTGTGTCTTTATTTTTTACACTCAGTCTTTCAACAATGGTGGGAGCAATAGTTCCTTTAATAATAAATAAGTTAAAAATTGATCCAGCAGTTGCATCAGGTCCATTTATTACAACAATTAACGATATTATGGGCTTAATCATCTTTTTCTCAATTGCAACAGCGTTACTAGACTATTTGCCACAATAA
- a CDS encoding GNAT family protein, with translation MNERLMGIKIFESKNFIFRALKKSDKYDVYHFFSDENVMKLDESNPVKSVKEIEDYIKTVTELNRSPHYMIWGVESKQINKIIATCGFNNWNRHNQHAELGGNLSSQFWGKGYAKEILIALLNYAFQDMELHKIYGKTNHKNIPAIKLMNKFGFQEEGRLREHQLLDGTYEDVLLFGLLKKDY, from the coding sequence ATGAACGAGAGGTTAATGGGTATAAAAATCTTTGAATCAAAAAACTTTATATTTCGAGCATTAAAAAAAAGTGATAAGTACGATGTTTATCACTTTTTTTCAGACGAAAATGTAATGAAATTAGACGAAAGTAATCCAGTGAAAAGTGTGAAGGAAATTGAGGATTATATTAAGACTGTTACAGAATTGAATCGGAGCCCTCATTATATGATTTGGGGTGTAGAATCAAAACAAATAAATAAAATCATAGCAACTTGCGGATTCAACAATTGGAACCGACATAATCAGCATGCAGAACTTGGCGGAAATTTATCAAGTCAATTTTGGGGGAAAGGATATGCAAAAGAAATACTAATAGCATTGTTAAATTACGCCTTTCAGGATATGGAACTTCATAAAATATATGGAAAAACAAATCACAAAAATATTCCTGCTATTAAATTGATGAATAAATTTGGTTTTCAAGAAGAAGGCAGATTACGGGAACACCAATTATTAGATGGTACGTATGAAGATGTTTTACTATTTGGTTTATTAAAAAAAGATTATTAA
- a CDS encoding ZIP family metal transporter translates to MWNALFWGTFAASATLFGAVLALQVAIPKRMIGYIMALGTGALIGATTYELLQESLEISGFTEVAIGFLGGALIFTILDYLISHKGGHQRKEADRSTIKDPEQQDAQKTSGMGIFIGSVMDTIPETAMIGMSLSGGGKVSLALVVSVFISNIPEGLSSTVGLRKSGFSKKKILIMWSLVVFFSALSALAGATLLDNASNSIKAIVSCFAGGAIIAMIASTMMPEAYKEGGPTVGFVTSIGVFIALWLHYI, encoded by the coding sequence ATGTGGAATGCCCTTTTTTGGGGGACGTTTGCTGCTTCAGCTACTTTGTTTGGAGCAGTTTTAGCTCTGCAGGTTGCCATACCAAAACGAATGATTGGTTATATTATGGCCTTAGGGACAGGTGCCTTAATTGGCGCGACGACTTATGAGTTGTTACAAGAATCTTTAGAAATAAGTGGATTTACAGAAGTAGCGATTGGATTTTTAGGTGGGGCATTAATTTTCACGATTTTGGACTATTTGATTTCGCATAAAGGTGGCCATCAAAGAAAAGAAGCTGATCGTTCAACGATCAAAGATCCTGAGCAGCAAGATGCTCAGAAAACTTCGGGGATGGGGATCTTCATTGGAAGTGTCATGGATACAATACCAGAGACCGCGATGATTGGTATGAGCTTGAGCGGCGGTGGAAAGGTTAGCTTAGCACTAGTTGTTTCTGTTTTTATCAGTAATATCCCAGAAGGCTTATCCAGTACCGTTGGTTTACGAAAAAGTGGATTTTCCAAAAAGAAAATTCTGATTATGTGGTCGCTCGTTGTCTTTTTCTCCGCATTGAGTGCCTTGGCAGGAGCTACATTGTTAGATAATGCATCTAATAGTATTAAAGCGATTGTCAGCTGCTTTGCCGGAGGAGCGATTATCGCGATGATTGCATCGACAATGATGCCAGAAGCGTATAAAGAAGGCGGTCCAACTGTCGGGTTCGTCACATCGATTGGTGTTTTTATCGCATTATGGCTTCATTATATATAA